Part of the Bacteroides acidifaciens genome, CGCTATCCGCCCATGAATCACCTGGTCACATTGAAATACGAAAACAAGGACAAACATCATTCTGGGAATATGTATTAGATAATCACAAGTGGATAGAAAATTCAGGAATAATTCTAACTGAAAAAGAAAAGGATATTTTATTATTATCAGCACGAGGATATACCATGAATGACATAGCTGATTATTTATGCGTAGCAATAGATACAGTAAAATTCTACAAACGAAAATTATTTCAGAAATTGAATGTTAAAAACATTGCCGAAGCCATATCTTTTGCTACAAATTACAAATTATTATAGCTTAATGATTATCATAAAAAATAGAAGACAAATAAAATTTCGGGAAAAACTTAAGTTCTCTGCCTGTCGCTAAATTATATAAAGCGTGAACACAATGCCCAGCGGCAATCCAGGATCCTACAGAAAGCTGCGGAACTGGTGAAATACCATATTCTTTTTGATACGTGTCTATTACTTGTTCAAGCCAGTTTTTGGGCATATTCCAAAAATTACCATAATGAGTAACATATTTCGCTACCTCCAAATCAAATCTTTCTGGCGTGCTTGCCAACTGCGATAATTTAATTCCATCAGGCTTAACTATCGTCAAAAATCCAGCCCATCCAAAATTATACGGATGCAACACAGATATATTATATTTCTCACAAATATTATCAAATACGAATGGTATATCAGATGTAAAATCCAGCGCATTAATTGCAACATCGTGATCCCTAATCAAGCTTTCTACATTATCTTTATTAATAAAACAATTATGATAATTAATACTCGCAGACGGATTGATATTCAATAGTCTTTTGGATAGACATTCAGCTTTATATTTCCCAACATCTAACATATCATAATTCTGTCTATTCAAATTACTAAGTTCAACCCTATCCCCGTCAACAATAGTAATAGACTCAAATCCAAACCTTATGGCACATTCAGCAATAATACTTCCAATACCGGCTCCGCCTAATATTATGCGATATTTTTTAAGCAAATTCTGTTCCGCTTCACTTACATAAATCCAATTACGGCTATATCTTTCTTCCATAAAAACACTACTTTGTGTAAAGATAAGGCTTAACTTTAATTTTATTACTACACAAAAGTGTAAAATTTGATTTAAGATAAAGAACAACGCATACAATCCAACGAATAAGAATCCAATTAGCAACAAAATAAAGAAAGCAGAAATGAGATAATCAGTACTCAGCCTGCCCCAATTCAAAAACTACCCGGTGGGAATCGTCGTACAAGCTTATCTGCCGAACGCATACGACTTTCAAACCGAACTGTTTGAATTCGCCAAAGCCCGCGTAACCGAATGCGATATTCTCTTGTCTTAACTTTCCTATTGGAAGTAGTCAGGAATAAGGAGAAAAGACAGAAAGTGCACCAAATTTCCTTTATTAGTTCAAAAATGATTATCTTTGCAAACTTAAATGAGCAACTTGGTAATAAAAGTAATAATAGATTAATATGGCATTGCAATGTGGTATTGTCGGACTACCGAACGTGGGTAAGTCGACACTTTTCAACTGTTTGTCGAACGCGAAAGCACAGGCGGCAAACTTCCCTTTCTGTACAATTGAACCCAATGTAGGTGTAATCACCGTTCCCGACGAACGTCTGAATGCACTGGCAGAATTGGTGCATCCCCAACGAATTGTCCCTACAACCGTAGAAATCGTAGATATAGCCGGACTGGTGAAAGGCGCAAGCAAAGGTGAAGGACTGGGAAATAAGTTCCTTGCCAATATCCGTGAGACAGACGCAATTATCCACGTACTCCGTTGCTTCGACGATGAGAACGTGACACACGTAGACGGAAGCGTAAATCCCGTCCGCGACAAAGAAATCATCGACTACGAACTTCAACTGAAAGACTTGGAAACCATCGAAAGCCGTATCCAGAAAGTGCAGAAACAGGCACAGACAGGTGGCGACAAAGCTGCAAAACAGGCTTACGATGTGTTGGTTCAATATAAAGACGCACTGGAACAGGGAAAATCTGCACGTACCGTTACTTTCGAAACCAAAGACGAACAGAAGATTGCCCGTGAACTGTTCCTGCTGACCAGCAAACCGGTAATGTACGTTTGTAACGTTGATGAAGCAAGCGCGGTAAACGGTAATAAATACGTAGATATGGTACGCGAAGCCGTAAAAGACGAGAATGCTCAAATCCTGATTGTCGCAGCCAAAACAGAAGCGGACATCGCCGAACTGGAAACGTACGAAGACCGTCAGATGTTCCTTGCCGAAGTAGGCTTGGAAGAATCGGGCGTAGCACGTCTTATCAAATCGGCTTATAAACTCCTGAACCTCGAAACTTACTTCACAGCCGGCGTACAGGAAGTACGTGCCTGGACTTACGAAAAGGGATGGAAAGCTCCGCAATGCGCTGGTGTTATCCACACCGATTTTGAAAAAGGCTTTATCCGCGCGGAAGTTATCAAGTACGAAGATTATATCCAGTACGGTTCGGAAGCAGCCGTGAAAGAAGCCGGAAAACTGGGTGTGGAAGGAAAAGAATATGTCGTACAGGATGGCGACATCATGCATTTCCGTTTCAACGTGTGATTATCGGCAATCACCGACGACTTATTAATTACTAATTCGCTAACAATATGAAATATCTCATTGCAGGAACGGGAGGTGTAGGCGGCAGTATCGCAGGATTCTTGTCGCTGGCAGGCAAAGATGTAACCTGTATTGCCCGTGGAGCTCATTTGCAGTCGATTCAAACGGACGGTTTGACACTGAAGTCGGATTTGAAGGGCGAACATACGCTCCGGATTCCGGCAACTACCGCTGAAGAATTCAATGGAAAAGCAGATGTGATATTTGTATGCGTAAAAGGTTATTCGGTCGATTCTATCGTAGAACTGATTAAAAGAGCAGCGCACAAAGACACGGTTGTCATCCCTATTCTGAATGTATACGGCACAGGACCACGCATACAGAAACTGGTTCCGGGAGTCACGGTTCTCGATGGATGCATCTATATCGTAGGTTTCGTATCCAGCACAGGAGAAATCACCCAAATGGGAACAATATTCCGTCTGGTATATGGTGCTCACCACGGCACGGTTGTGAAACCCGGATTACTGGAAGCTATCCGCCAAGACTTGCAGGAAGCAGGCATAAAGGTAGACCTCTCACCGAACATCAACCGGGATACGTTCATCAAATGGTCGTTTATCTCCGCAATGGCTGTGACGGGTGCTTACTACGACGTTCCGATGGGAGAAGTGCAAAAACCGGGAAAGATACGGGATACATTTATCGGACTTTCCACGGAAAGCGCCGCCTTAGGAAAGAAACTGGGCGTCGAATTTCCCGAAGACCCAGTCAGCTACAACCTGAAAGTGATTGACAAGCTCGCCCCCGAAAGTACCGCTTCTATGCAGAAAGACCTGGCACGCGGACACGACTCGGAAATACAGGGATTGCTCTTCGACATGATTGCGGCAGCCGAGGAACAAGGAATAGACATACCGACCTATCGGATGGTTGCGGAGAAATTCAAAGAATCTAATCATTAACATTAATCCAATATAGAATGAATACCATGCTATTATCCATCAACTGGAACCCGAATCCCGAACTATTCAACCTGTTCGGCATTTCTATCCGTTATTACGGATTACTATGGGCAGTAGGAATATTCTTTGCTTATATGGTTGTTCACTACCAGTACCGGGATAAAAAGATAGAAGAAAAGAAGTTTGACCCGCTTTTCTTTTACTGTTTCTTTGGTATTCTGATCGGTGCGCGCCTGGGACACTGCTTGTTCTATGCCCCGGGATATTACCTGTCTCATTTCTGGGAAATGATTCTTCCCATCAAGTTCATGCCGGACGGAAACTGGAAATTCACCGGATATGAAGGACTTGCCAGCCACGGCGGTACATTGGGATTGATAATCGCCCTTTGGCTGTATTGCCGCAAGACGAAGCTTCATTATATGGACGTGCTGGATATGATTGCCGTAGCTACTCCTATCACTGCCTGCTTCATCCGCCTTGCCAACCTGATGAACTCCGAAATCATCGGCAAACCGTCTGATGTGCCCTGGGCGTTTGTTTTCGAGCGTGTGAAAGAATATGGAGCAAACGGTGAAATACTTCCGGCAATCCCCCGCCATCCGGGACAACTCTACGAAGCCATCGCTTATCTCATCCTGTTCTTCATCATGATTTACCTGTATAAGAATTACAGCAAGAAACTGCACCGCGGCTTCTTCTTCGGGTTTTGCCTGAC contains:
- a CDS encoding ThiF family adenylyltransferase, with the translated sequence MEERYSRNWIYVSEAEQNLLKKYRIILGGAGIGSIIAECAIRFGFESITIVDGDRVELSNLNRQNYDMLDVGKYKAECLSKRLLNINPSASINYHNCFINKDNVESLIRDHDVAINALDFTSDIPFVFDNICEKYNISVLHPYNFGWAGFLTIVKPDGIKLSQLASTPERFDLEVAKYVTHYGNFWNMPKNWLEQVIDTYQKEYGISPVPQLSVGSWIAAGHCVHALYNLATGRELKFFPKFYLSSIFYDNH
- the ychF gene encoding redox-regulated ATPase YchF → MALQCGIVGLPNVGKSTLFNCLSNAKAQAANFPFCTIEPNVGVITVPDERLNALAELVHPQRIVPTTVEIVDIAGLVKGASKGEGLGNKFLANIRETDAIIHVLRCFDDENVTHVDGSVNPVRDKEIIDYELQLKDLETIESRIQKVQKQAQTGGDKAAKQAYDVLVQYKDALEQGKSARTVTFETKDEQKIARELFLLTSKPVMYVCNVDEASAVNGNKYVDMVREAVKDENAQILIVAAKTEADIAELETYEDRQMFLAEVGLEESGVARLIKSAYKLLNLETYFTAGVQEVRAWTYEKGWKAPQCAGVIHTDFEKGFIRAEVIKYEDYIQYGSEAAVKEAGKLGVEGKEYVVQDGDIMHFRFNV
- a CDS encoding ketopantoate reductase family protein encodes the protein MKYLIAGTGGVGGSIAGFLSLAGKDVTCIARGAHLQSIQTDGLTLKSDLKGEHTLRIPATTAEEFNGKADVIFVCVKGYSVDSIVELIKRAAHKDTVVIPILNVYGTGPRIQKLVPGVTVLDGCIYIVGFVSSTGEITQMGTIFRLVYGAHHGTVVKPGLLEAIRQDLQEAGIKVDLSPNINRDTFIKWSFISAMAVTGAYYDVPMGEVQKPGKIRDTFIGLSTESAALGKKLGVEFPEDPVSYNLKVIDKLAPESTASMQKDLARGHDSEIQGLLFDMIAAAEEQGIDIPTYRMVAEKFKESNH
- the lgt gene encoding prolipoprotein diacylglyceryl transferase codes for the protein MNTMLLSINWNPNPELFNLFGISIRYYGLLWAVGIFFAYMVVHYQYRDKKIEEKKFDPLFFYCFFGILIGARLGHCLFYAPGYYLSHFWEMILPIKFMPDGNWKFTGYEGLASHGGTLGLIIALWLYCRKTKLHYMDVLDMIAVATPITACFIRLANLMNSEIIGKPSDVPWAFVFERVKEYGANGEILPAIPRHPGQLYEAIAYLILFFIMIYLYKNYSKKLHRGFFFGFCLTYIFTFRFFIEFLKENQEDFENSMMLNMGQWLSVPFIIIGVYFMFFYDKKKKKIA